A genomic window from Camelina sativa cultivar DH55 chromosome 2, Cs, whole genome shotgun sequence includes:
- the LOC104733512 gene encoding putative FBD-associated F-box protein At5g56690, whose translation MSQISALSDDLLVKILSFLPTKVAVSTSVLSKQWKFLWMWLPKLEYDDYNDINHRKSSLLMYRYENLPLHRAPILESLLLRFRFKSENTKQWVGIAVSRRVRELSISYLYVWDVNSQVLLPCRLYSCTSLVTLKLEGKNILVDVPPTVCLPSLKTLQLLRVTYSNEDALRLLLSYCPVLEDLSIKRGYDDNMRALVVDVPSLRCLSLNINAACSSDDGCVIVTPSLKSFYVDDSRSEFSYLVEHMPDLEEADIFVNQNPEKLLVSITSVKRLSLRVKFNSKEELGYHNAGIVFNQLEHLKLYIINEYWSNLLVRLLKDTPKLRVLNLDASVSFY comes from the exons ATGTCACAAATAAGTGCGTTGTCTGATGATTTGCTGGTGAAGATATTATCGTTCCTTCCAACAAAAGTTGCTGTCTCAACCAGTGTTTTGTCGAAACaatggaagtttctttggatGTGGTTGCCTAAACTTGAGTACGATGATTACAACGATATCAATCATAGAAAGTCTTCACTTCTGATGTATCGTTATGAGAATCTGCCATTACACAGAGCGCCGATCCTAGAAAGCTTGCTCCTCAGGTTTCGTTTTAAATCCGAAAATACTAAACAGTGGGTTGGAATTGCAGTTTCTCGCCGAGTGCGCGAGCTAAGTATCAGCTATTTGTATGTCTGGGATGTTAATTCTCAGGTATTACTGCCGTGTCGTTTGTATTCATGCACATCGCTCGTGACTTTGAAACTTGAAGGCAAAAACATTCTTGTGGATGTTCCTCCAACGGTTTGTCTCCCTTCCTTGAAAACTTTGCAACTTCTCCGTGTGACATACTCGAATGAAGATGCTCTTAGACTGCTTCTATCGTATTGccctgttcttgaagatctgAGTATTAAACGAGGCTATGATGACAATATGAGAGCTTTAGTTGTTGATGTACCCTCCTTGCGGTGTTTATCTTTAAATATAAACGCTGCATGTTCTTCTGATGATGGATGTGTAATAGTTACCCCTTCTTTGAAGTCTTTCTATGTTGATGATTCTAGAAGTGAATTCTCCTATTTAGTTGAGCATATGCCTGATCTTGAAGAGGCAGATATCTTTGTTAATCAAAACCCCGAGAAGCTTCTCGTATCAATCACATCTGTCAAACGTCTTTCATTACGAGTAAAATTTAACAGTAAGGAAGAG CTCGGGTATCATAATGCTGGTATTGTCTTCAATCAGCTTGAACATCTGAAGCTATATATAATCAACGAATATTGGTCCAACTTACTTGTCCGGTTGCTCAAAGATACACCTAAACTCCGAGTCCTCAATCTTGACGCTTCTGTAagtttttattga
- the LOC109127478 gene encoding putative FBD-associated F-box protein At5g56700 yields MAKISDLSDELLVKILSFLPTEEAVSTSLLSKQWKYLWMWSPKLEFSFTTPSKSACLRDFIAKNLPLHKAPIIESLVLCSFPGAIQPEDLDSWVGTAVSRCLRELSIDLYYTEMQPFVSLPCCLYSCNSLVTLKLDGQDILVDVPPTVCLPSLKNLELLGVLYSNNDSLRLLLSCCPVLEDLIINREDSDDLTAVVIIVPSLQRLTLNINRFCSYDGYEIVTPSLKFLSVHGYGGNSSYMIEHMPELEEADISVMLDNGKDTEMLLKSITAVKRLSFRVGYKSGEETVYRDGIVFKQLKKLKLRICSENWSKLLVQLLKDSPNLKILNLLLDDYLPFCYQKYEPVGWSDNHHASVPKCFSSSLETFKFEGYVSEKPEDRDFLSFIFKHSCCLKSTSIVHL; encoded by the exons ATGGCCAAAATCAGTGACTTGTCTGATGAATTGCTTGTCAAGATATTATCGTTTCTTCCAACAGAAGAAGCCGTATCCACTAGCCTTTTGTCCAAACAGTGGAAATATCTTTGGATGTGGTCGCCCAAACTCGAGTTCAGCTTTACTACTCCTTCAAAGTCTGCATGCCTGAGAGATTTTATTGCCAAGAATCTTCCATTACACAAAGCCCCTATCATCGAAAGCTTGGTCCTTTGCTCCTTTCCTGGAGCAATTCAACCTGAGGATTTGGATTCGTGGGTTGGAACTGCAGTTTCTCGCTGTCTGCGTGAGCTAAGTATCGATTTATATTATACCGAAATGCAACCTTTTGTATCATTGCCCTGTTGTTTGTATTCATGCAACTCGCTCGTGACACTGAAACTTGACGGCCAGGATATTCTTGTGGATGTTCCTCCAACCGTTTGTCTCCCTTCCTTGAAAAATTTGGAACTTCTGGGTGTTTTATACTCAAACAATGATTCTCTTCGACTGCTTCTATCATGTTGccctgttcttgaagatctgATTATTAACCGAGAGGACTCTGACGATTTGACAGCGGTGGTTATTATTGTGCCATCCTTGCAGCGTTTAACTTTAAATATAAACCGATTTTGTTCTTATGATGGGTATGAGATAGTTACCCCTTCTTTGAAGTTTCTCAGTGTTCATGGTTATGGAGGTAATAGCTCCTATATGATTGAGCATATGCCCGAGCTAGAAGAGGCAGATATCAGTGTAATGCTAGATAATGGGAAAGATACTGAAATGCTTCTCAAATCAATCACAGCTGTCAAACGTCTTTCATTTCGCGTAGGATACAAGAGTGGAGAAGAG ACTGTGTATCGTGATGGTATTGTCTTCAAACAGCTTAAAAAATTGAAGCTACGTATATGCAGCGAGAATTGGTCAAAGTTACTTGTCCAGTTGCTCAAAGATTCTCCTAACCTGAAAATCCTCAATCTCTTGCTCGATGAT TACCTTCCATTCTGTTATCAGAAGTATGAACCGGTTGGCTGGAGCGATAACCACCACGCCTCCGTTCCTAAATGTTTCTCCAGTAGTCTTGAAACTTTCAAGTTTGAAGGGTACGTCAGTGAGAAACCAGAAGATAGggattttttgagttttatctTCAAACATTCTTGTTGCTTGAAATCTACCTCAATCGTGCACCTATGA
- the LOC104733501 gene encoding asparagine--tRNA ligase, cytoplasmic 1 — MADEIVPPANELAAVALGNDTVQKAQFSNRVLIKSILGRPDGGASLAGQKVRIGGWVKTGREQGKGAFAFLAVNDGSCPANLQVMVDSSLYDLSKLVATGTCVTVDGVLKLPPEGKDKQMIELSVEKVIDVGTVEDKYPLPKTKLTLEFLRDMLHLRSRTNSISAIARIRNALAFATHSFFQEHSFLYVHTPIITTSDCEGAGEMFQVTTLINHTEQVEKDLIVNPPPTEADVEAARLIVKERGAAVKQLKAQLKDAGATKEEIDAATTAPVGELTSAKANLAQIEERSKLKPGLPKKDGKIDYSNDFFSRQAFLTVSGQLQVETYACALSSVYTFGPTFRAENSHTTRHLAEFWMVEPEIAFADLQDDMNCAEAYVKYMCKWLLEKCYDDMELMAKNFDRGCIERLQLVASTPFGRITYTEAIELLERAVAEGKKFENNVEWGIDLASEHERYLTEVMFQKPIIVYNYPKGIKAFYMRLNDDGKTVAAMDVLVPKVGELIGGSQREERYDVITQRIKEMGLPIEPYKWYIDLRRYGTVKHCGFGLGFERMILFATGIDNIRDVIPFPRYPGKADL, encoded by the exons ATGGCTGATGAGATCGTGCCACCAGCGAACGAGTTAGCCGCCGTTGCATTGGGTAACGACACGGTGCAGAAAGCCCAATTTTCTAACCGTGTTCTGATTAAATCGATTCTGGGTCGACCTGACGGCGGAGCTAGCCTCGCCGGTCAAAAAGTTCGAATCGGAGGTTGGGTTAAAACCGGAAGAGAGCAAGGGAAAGGAGCTTTTGCTTTCCTTGCGGTGAACGATGGATCTTGTCCAGCGAATCTTCAGGTTATGGTTGATTCGTCTCTTTATGATCTCTCTAAGTTGGTAGCTACGGGAACTTGTGTGACTGTTGATGGAGTTTTGAAGCTTCCTCCGGAAGGTAAAGATAAGCAGATGATTGAGCTTAGCGTTGAGAAGGTGATTGATGTTGGAACTGTGGAGGATAAGTATCCGCTTCCTAAGACTAAGTTGACTCTTGAGTTTCTCAGAGATATGCTTCATCTTCGTTCCAGGACTAACTCG ATCTCAGCAATTGCAAGAATCCGTAATGCGCTTGCTTTCGCCACACACAGTTTCTTCCAAGAACATAGTTTTCTTTACGTTCACACTCCTATCATTACGACAAGTGACTGTGAAGGTGCTGGTGAAATGTTCCAAGTAACAACCTTGATCAACCACACTGAGCAGGTTGAGAAGGATCTCATTGTTAACCCTCCACCCACCGAGGCTGATGTTGAAGCGGCGAGGCTTATTGTTAAGGAGAGAGGTGCAGCTGTAAAGCAATTGAAAGCGCAATTGAAAGATGCCGGGGCAACCAAGGAAGAAATCGATGCTGCAACCACTGCTCCTGTTGGTGAACTTACTTCAGCAAAGGCGAATTTAGCTCAAATTGAAGAAAGGTCAAAGCTTAAGCCTGGACTACCTAAAAAAGATGGAAAAATTGATTACTCCAATGATTTCTTTAGCCGTCAAGCTTTCTTGACAGTTTCTGGTCAGTTACAAGTGGAGACCTATGCTTGCGCTCTGAGCAGTGTGTATACGTTTGGCCCTACGTTCCGGGCAGAGAACTCTCACACTACAAGGCATCTAGCTGAGTTCTGGATGGTTGAGCCTGAAATTGCTTTCGCAGATCTACAG GACGACATGAACTGCGCAGAAGCGTATGTGAAATACATGTGCAAGTGGTTGCTCGAGAAGTGTTACGATGACATGGAACTTATGGCTAAGAATTTCGACCGGGGATGCATTGAGAGGCTACAATTGGTAGCCTCAACCCCGTTTGGGCGTATAACGTACACTGAAGCAATAGAGTTACTTGAGAGAGCTGTAGCTGAAggaaagaaatttgaaaacaatgtGGAGTGGGGTATCGACTTGGCCTCAGAGCATGAAAG ATACTTGACAGAGGTTATGTTTCAAAAGCCAATTATTGTCTATAACTACCCGAAAGGAATCAAAGCTTTTTACATGAGACTTAACGATGATGGAAAGACAGTTGCTGCTATGGATGTCCTCGTTCCAAAG GTTGGAGAACTCATTGGTGGAAGCCAAAGGGAAGAACGATATGATGTCATCACACAGAG GATCAAGGAGATGGGTCTTCCAATTGAGCCATATAAGTGGTACATTGACTTGCGCCGTTATGGAACAGTGAAGCATTGTGGATTTGGACTTGGCTTCGAACGCATGATTCTGTTCGCTACAGGAATTGATAACATCAGAGACGTTATTCCTTTCCCTAGGTATCCTGGAAAAGCTGATCTCTGA
- the LOC104733476 gene encoding IAA-amino acid hydrolase ILR1-like 1 isoform X1, with amino-acid sequence MALNNFVVLFFSLTLQLLFLLLGVSSESPWITAGDVTQVPKKYLELAKSPEVFDRMVSIRRKIHENPELGYEEFETSKLIRSELDLIGVKYRYPVAITGVIGYIGSGEPPFVALRADMDALPIQEAVEWEHKSKNPGKMHACGHDGHVAMLLGAAKILQEHRHDLQGTVVLIFQPAEEGLRGAKKMIEEGALKNVEAIFGLHLTNRVPFGKAASRAGPMLAGAGFFEAVITGKGGHAAIPQHTVDPVVAASSIVLSLQHIVSRETDPLDSKVVTVSKVNGGNAFNVIPDSITIGGTLRAFTGFSQLQQRIKEVITKQATVHRCNASVNLTPNGKEPLPPTVNDMDLYKQFKKVVGDLLGQEAVEEAQPLMGSEDFSKFAEVIPGHFSFLGMQDESKGYASSHSPLYRINEDVFPYGAAIHASMAMQYLKEKASKGSASGFHDEL; translated from the exons ATGGCTCTGAATAATTTTGTTGTGCTTTTCTTCAGTTTGACTTTACAACTCCTCTTCCTTCTACTTGGTGTTTCATCGGAATCACCATGGATCACCGCCGGAGATGTGACTCAAGTCCCGAAGAAGTACCTCGAATTAGCCAAGAGTCCGGAGGTCTTCGATCGGATGGTGAGTATCAGAAGGAAAATTCACGAGAATCCTGAGCTTGGTTACGAGGAATTCGAAACCAGTAAACTCATTAGGTCGGAGCTAGACCTTATCGGAGTTAAGTATAGGTATCCCGTAGCTATCACCGGTGTTATCGGTTATATCGGCTCTGGAGAACCACCGTTCGTTGCTCTGAGAGCTGATATGGATGCTTTGCCTATTCAG GAAGCTGTTGAGTGGGAGCATAAGAGCAAAAATCCTGGTAAAATGCACGCTTGTGGACACGATGGTCATGTTGCTATGCTTCTTGGTGCTGCTAAGATTCTTCAAGAACATCGCCACGATTTACAG gGAACTGTGGTGCTTATCTTTCAGCCAGCTGAGGAAGGTTTACGCGGAGCaaagaagatgatagaagaaGGAGCGTTGAAGAACGTCGAAGCTATTTTTGGGTTACATCTTACCAACCGAGTTCCCTTTGGCAAAGCGGCTTCACGTGCAGGTCCCATGCTTGCTGGAGCTGGATTCTTTGAAGCTGTAATCACTGGGAAAGGAGGTCATGCTGCCATCCCTCAGCATACCGTAGATCCTGTTGTTGCAGCTTCGAGCATTGTCCTCAGTCTTCAACACATTGTTTCACGTGAAACTGACCCTTTGGATTCaaag GTGGTCACAGTTTCTAAGGTTAATGGTGGCAATGCGTTCAATGTCATCCCTGACTCAATCACCATAGGAGGAACTCTTCGAGCCTTTACCGGGTTTAGTCAGCTTCAGCAGAGAATCAAAGAG GTGATTACAAAGCAAGCAACCGTCCATCGATGCAATGCATCTGTGAATCTAACACCAAATGGCAAAGAACCGTTACCACCAACAGTGAACGACATGGACTTATACAAGCAATTCAAGAAGGTGGTCGGAGACTTGTTGGGTCAAGAAGCTGTTGAGGAAGCACAACCGTTGATGGGATCAGAGGACTTCTCAAAGTTTGCAGAAGTAATCCCTGGCCATTTCTCCTTCCTGGGAATGCAAGATGAGTCCAAAGGGTATGCGTCATCTCATTCACCACTCTATAGAATTAACGAGGATGTGTTTCCGTACGGCGCTGCAATCCATGCATCGATGGCTATGCAGTACCTCAAAGAGAAAGCTTCTAAAGGTTCTGCCTCAGGCTTCCATGACGAACTCTGA
- the LOC104733476 gene encoding IAA-amino acid hydrolase ILR1-like 1 isoform X2, producing the protein MALNNFVVLFFSLTLQLLFLLLGVSSESPWITAGDVTQVPKKYLELAKSPEVFDRMVSIRRKIHENPELGYEEFETSKLIRSELDLIGVKYRYPVAITGVIGYIGSGEPPFVALRADMDALPIQEAVEWEHKSKNPGKMHACGHDGHVAMLLGAAKILQEHRHDLQGTVVLIFQPAEEGLRGAKKMIEEGALKNVEAIFGLHLTNRVPFGKAASRAGPMLAGAGFFEAVITGKGGHAAIPQHTVDPVVAASSIVLSLQHIVSRETDPLDSKVVTVSKVNGGNAFNVIPDSITIGGTLRAFTGFSQLQQRIKEVITKQATVHRCNASVNLTPNGKEPLPPTVNDMDLYKQFKKVVGDLLGQEAVEEAQPLMGSEDFSKFAEVIPGHFSFLGMQDESKGYASSHSPLYRINEDVFPYGAAIHASMAMQYLKEKASKGSASGFHDEL; encoded by the exons ATGGCTCTGAATAATTTTGTTGTGCTTTTCTTCAGTTTGACTTTACAACTCCTCTTCCTTCTACTTGGTGTTTCATCGGAATCACCATGGATCACCGCCGGAGATGTGACTCAAGTCCCGAAGAAGTACCTCGAATTAGCCAAGAGTCCGGAGGTCTTCGATCGGATGGTGAGTATCAGAAGGAAAATTCACGAGAATCCTGAGCTTGGTTACGAGGAATTCGAAACCAGTAAACTCATTAGGTCGGAGCTAGACCTTATCGGAGTTAAGTATAGGTATCCCGTAGCTATCACCGGTGTTATCGGTTATATCGGCTCTGGAGAACCACCGTTCGTTGCTCTGAGAGCTGATATGGATGCTTTGCCTATTCAG GAAGCTGTTGAGTGGGAGCATAAGAGCAAAAATCCTGGTAAAATGCACGCTTGTGGACACGATGGTCATGTTGCTATGCTTCTTGGTGCTGCTAAGATTCTTCAAGAACATCGCCACGATTTACAG gGAACTGTGGTGCTTATCTTTCAGCCAGCTGAGGAAGGTTTACGCGGAGCaaagaagatgatagaagaaGGAGCGTTGAAGAACGTCGAAGCTATTTTTGGGTTACATCTTACCAACCGAGTTCCCTTTGGCAAAGCGGCTTCACGTGCAGGTCCCATGCTTGCTGGAGCTGGATTCTTTGAAGCTGTAATCACTGGGAAAGGAGGTCATGCTGCCATCCCTCAGCATACCGTAGATCCTGTTGTTGCAGCTTCGAGCATTGTCCTCAGTCTTCAACACATTGTTTCACGTGAAACTGACCCTTTGGATTCaaag GTGGTCACAGTTTCTAAGGTTAATGGTGGCAATGCGTTCAATGTCATCCCTGACTCAATCACCATAGGAGGAACTCTTCGAGCCTTTACCGGGTTTAGTCAGCTTCAGCAGAGAATCAAAGAG GTGATTACAAAGCAAGCAACCGTCCATCGATGCAATGCATCTGTGAATCTAACACCAAATGGCAAAGAACCGTTACCACCAACAGTGAACGACATGGACTTATACAAGCAATTCAAGAAGGTGGTCGGAGACTTGTTGGGTCAAGAAGCTGTTGAGGAAGCACAACCGTTGATGGGATCAGAGGACTTCTCAAAGTTTGCAGAAGTAATCCCTGGCCATTTCTCCTTCCTGGGAATGCAAG ATGAGTCCAAAGGGTATGCGTCATCTCATTCACCACTCTATAGAATTAACGAGGATGTGTTTCCGTACGGCGCTGCAATCCATGCATCGATGGCTATGCAGTACCTCAAAGAGAAAGCTTCTAAAGGTTCTGCCTCAGGCTTCCATGACGAACTCTGA